Below is a window of Candidatus Thermoplasmatota archaeon DNA.
GTACCGGTATCGCCGATATCCAAATAGAAGCCAGACGTGCCGCCACTCCATTCATCATAAAATTCGGTGATATCCAGGCACATGAAGTTTGGATAGCCATGCGAACCCCCCTCCCACCAAGGTGTTCTTGTATCCAAAGGGCTAGCATGAGAGCCGACACCGAGCTCAACAGATGCCTGTCGATCACACTGCGGGTTCAGTTCCCAGGTGCTGAGCAGCGAAGGGCTATCCGTGATATACAAATCATCAAACCAGGTTACAGCAACAATATTTCCTCCCATGAAAGCGTCGTATGTCATCCAGTAATAGCCATTATCCCCAAACCCCGAACCCCATGAATTCACTACTTTGAATGCACCAGTTTCGCCGCTCTCTACATCCGTTTTTGAGTCATTATATCCAACAATGCAGTTTCCGTGATTTACACCCGGCAGCATGTTACCAGAGTTGAGTACATAATCACTCCCCCAATAATAATAGCTGCTGGCATTCAGTGCAAATGTCACTGGCAACCCACTATCCAGCAAACCTTTAACGGTGCTTACATCAGTGTAGCCAACCGGCGTGCCAAGATAGTATGTCTCGTTGATGCGATACGATGGCGCATCTCTCCAAGCATTTTCGTCACCCCAGCTCACCGGATCTAAGTCATTATAGGGCATTTTGCTCCATATGGATACACCAACTGTTTCCATGACATATCCATTAGTATACATCCAAGACCCACCATCATATCCACCGTTGCATTTGTTGTAGGTAAACGCCGGGCTGAGCAACTGGCTGTTATTGCCGATACTGGCTTCAGTCCACCCGTTGCCGCTGGCTTGTATGTAGCCGGCTGCGTAGTATGTGGATGCCCAAGCTGCACACGAACCCTGACCTCCCTGGCTACGAACTTGGGGGAAACAAGGATCAGCAGATAGGTCTCTGGAAGCACCCACTGAGGGGAATGAGCTGTTTCCCGGAGTGGGGTTCACTATCCGTATATTTCCAACCATTGCATTCCATTCCTCCTCTGTTGGAGGGGCAAATCCGGTCCCATAGCCATCGTATATTACATTATAGTTTTTGTTTGGATCATAGATGCCCACTCTTTCCTTCATCCTATTTATTTCTTCACGAGTAGCAAGATGCGAGTAGAGGTACAAATCGCTCTCACCATCGTTGCTATTATTACCGTCTATTATTGTCTTACCATCAGCCATTCCGGAATGTTCCATACCGATAACACCAAATCCGCTTCCCAAAAACAACCCCACAATCACTATTGCCATCACTTTCCCAAAACTACTTTTCCAAATTTTTCTTTTTTTATTTTTATCCATTTTGCCTATCATGTTTTTGCCTCCAACAAACGATTATACATATATATCATTGGCTCTAATATTGGCTCTAATAAGTAGTATAAAAAAAAAGCTTACTTAAATTTTTCCTCGTCCCTTTGGAAAATTGGATGGGGCATTACATTAACAGTGCATGCTAACTGGAAGTCCACAAAATATTATTCTCCATCAACAGGGAAAGGAATTCATTCAGCCTCTCGAACAGCAATTGAAACAATTTTGGATAGTATAGGGGCGTTGATACTTCTAATGGATCAGACCATGCGCTCTCGGCACCGTATAAATCCATGGCTTTTACTTTTATTTCGTAATTCCCTCTCTTATCCCACGTATGTGATGCGTTTACCTCTCCACCAGAATCATATGGGCCAATCCAGCCCGTATTTGTTCCGTCCCCCCAATCAAACATATAATAAATTTGATCGCCGTCGGGATCAACAGAAGATGTGGTATATCCATATTCCTTCCATCTTTTGCCGGAAGTTGGGCCAGTGGGTTTTTCCGGCTTATTCGGCGGCTTATTTTCATCTGGCGACTGTATTGCGACTTGCAGGGAAGGATCGCCCAATGGCTCCCACTCTTCTACAGTCTTGTAGTCGAGCTTATCCATGCTGCTGCCAAATCTATTTACATATTTGTTTATTGTTTCCTTCCATATCTCACCAAAGGTTTCAGCACCACCTGCATATGACCTAAAAGAATTCAGTTCCATAAGACCGCAGAGTCTTTGAACAGTGCTTCTGCCGTCATAGCCCCATCCGAGCCCGGTGTTGCCGCAGACTGCGATTCCGCCCCCGTCCGGATTTGATAAAAATGCCCAGCCAAAACAATTCATGCTAAATTTGCAGTTAGAACATACATTTAAAATAACGATGGGCAACTTATCTCCATTCACAAGTGAATTGATATTTCTTATTTTATATCCTCCATAAGGCAACCATACTTTATCTTTTCCATGTGGATGTGTAACCCAACTGCCTGGGCTGCCGTGCCCGGAAAAATCGATGAATCCTGCCCCTTCATACAGCGCATGGTCTATATTTGCAGGAGAATCTATTTTGTTATTAGAAGCCCATAATTTTGTGGGGTTGAAATTTCCCATAATATCCAACACTTTTTGATTGGCATACTCCCCCTCATCAATGTTATCATCGTCACCGGGAAATGTATCTCCCCCGCATACGATAATATTTTTAAACCACGGCTTCTCATAGGCCTCCATATTTTCATGGGATATTATTTTGTTCACCACCACCGTAACTTCCTCGTTGGTACTGCAGGCAGCCCTACCAATGAATACATCGGGATATAAGTCCACAAAATCTATCTCATTTTCATCATATTCCCCGAATTTGTCATTCCCATTTGAATCCCAGCTAACAAAATTACCATCCGAATCATAAATGTCAGCATAGTAAAGATCGCTTATGTAACTGCTCTCCTCCCCATCTTTAACGTAGGCACGTCTAACCGGCAATTTTTCCGAGTTTCCAACAAGCATTACATAATCTATACCCCATTCTTCTACTGCATTTTTAATGAAATATTTTATCTTCTCTGCGTCATCCCTGCCCCGAACGGTGAAATAATTGCTATTATAGATTTCATCAAGGGAAACGAGCATGGTTTTTACGTCATAGCTTTCCTTATGCTCTATCAATGGCTGCAGAGCATCGCTGAACTCAGATGGCGATACAATGAGCAGATCGTAAGCATCAGCAAAAAGCGGCTGTATCGACTCTTCATAGCTGATTTTTATTTTGATATTGGTTGCATATTGCAGGATATTCAATGCCGGCAAATATCTCACTGGGTAGACACTGACGGATAGAAACGTCACACGTTCTCCGTTATCTATTCCGCCACCAGTTCTGTAATAACACCATCTTTCTGGATAGGGGGCAGTACTGCCATATACTCCCTCGTTTTCAACTACCTTTTTGGGAGAATATTTGCCATCAAGCAATATAGGTTCTGGAGCAGGTTCAATTTTCTTATCCAGTTTCATTGTTCTAATAGCCAGTGGTATACATTCCACTCCAAGTATCTTTGTTCCGAGTGGGAACGTTAGTACGGTTGAATGAACGGGCAGGATGGGTTCGCTGGCAACCAGTGTGGAATTTGCCTCTTTTACATTTACAGCCACATAGTTTTCATTGCTGCTCACAGTAGGCCTGGAAAAACTTAATGAAATTTCAGTAATAACATTCACATTTCCAACGCCCGCCTTTCCGGCATTATATACCCCAGCTATTCCACCACTGCTAAAAAGTAATATCGCTACCACCAGCATAACAGCGACTTTTGTCTTTTCTGTTTTTACTGCCATAACCCATTATCTCTTGTATATTTTTAAACGTTTTTGTGCTGACAAGCTGCCAATTCCTGCATACTATATATTTGATTGTATATTACACCCGGTTATGATAATTCTCGACAACCACATGCATCTTCGCCGCGACGGCCGTTACATTCAGGCAGTGAAAGAATTTAAGCGGGCGGGAGGGACTCATCTCATACTCTGCCAAATGCCCATGGTGGAAAAAGTGATCGGGGAAAAGAGTTATATGCCCGCTTACAAGGAAACAGTGAAAATGGCTGAGGGAGCAGGCATTGCTACGGGCATAAAAATTTTTGTTACAGTTGGGCCATATCCAGCAGATTATCTTGCACTGAGAAAAAAATTCGGGAGGGATGAAGCAAAGAAAATCATGTTCAGAGGCATGGAGGAAGCACAACAGTTTTGCATTGAAAGAAATGCGATAGCAATCGGGGAGATAGGCCGCCCCCACTTTGAAGTGGATGAGCAGGCATGGGAGGACAGCAATAAAATAATGGCATACGGAATGAAAATGGCTGAAGAAGCAAACGTGCCGGTCGTTCTTCATACGGAGAGCATTGGCCCAGACGGTTTTAAAGAACTGGCAGAAATGGCAGACAGAGTTGGCATGGAAAAGGCAAGAGTTGTGAAGCATTTTTCCCCGCCTCTTGTAAAGGAAGAAGAAAACCACGGCATATTTCCTTCAATATTGTCAACAGAAAAAGCGATCAAGGAAGCTCTGGCCAAGGGAACAAGATTTTTTATGGAAACGGATTATATTGATGACCCGCTGCGTCCCGGCGCCGTGCTTGGATTGAAGACAGTGCCGAGGAGAGTGAAAAAATTTCTGGAGGAAGGGATAACGAGCGAGGAAGATGTGTACAAGATTCATAAAGACAATCCAGAAAAAGTTTATGGAATTTCGATGGATTAGTGTATTGTGCCCAGTACGATCTCTGCACTCTTGGGCGTTACAATTTCTTTGCCGCATTTTTTGCACATCCAGTATACTTTATTGCCATATACGTGGTGAATCATTTCAGTTCCGCAATACGGGCAGTGTCTCATTTTATCATCATTTTGCTTTCTTTTTGCTTTCAATATGGCGTTTTGTCTATATAAACATTTCGACGTATATTTTAAAAAAAGGCGATATATTACAAGCGATGAAAACGTCCAGGCCGGCATACGACGAGTATTTTATGAGGATAGCAAAAATCGTTGCAACACGCTCTACTTGCCTGAGAAGACATGTAGGGGCGGTAATTGTAAGGAATAACCACATTTTGTCAACGGGGTATAACGGCCCTCCAAAGGGTTTCAAGCATTGTGATGAAACTGGATGCATGAGAGAGAAACTGGACATACCGCGCGGGGAAAGACATGAATTGTGCAGGGGCCTGCATGCAGAACAAAACGCTATAATCCAGGCGGCGGTGTTTGGCGTTTCCATAAAAGGTGGAACTATATATGTAACTCACTTTCCGTGCAGCGTTTGTGCAAAAATGCTGGTGAATGCCGAGTTGAAAGAGATTGTTTATAAAATAATGTATCCGGATGAACTTTCATTGGAAATTTTGAAGGAAAGTAATTTAAATGTGAGGCAATTAAGGGTGCCGCAATGAATGAAAAAATTCTCCTTACAATTAGGGATGTTCTCGCTGCAGTAGCCATAGTGGGCATAATAATCACTGCATTATGGGCATACACAGGCCAGTTCCCCGATACGCCGATGGTTGTCGTTACCTCCGGCTCGATGATGCATGACAATGCCCCTTACGGAAAGATTGGGACGATAGACCCCGGAGACCTAGTTCTGGTGAAAAAAATTTCCAGCAGGGATGGCATAACAGTAAGAGGTGAAAGTAGCAATCCTGCAACAGGCCACAGGACATACAGCGATTACGGGGATGTAATAATTTATTATCCAATGGGAAATAGGGATAGAACGCCGATCATACACCGCGCCATATGCTGGGTTGAGTATAAAGGAGGAAAATATACGGTAAGGGAATACGGAATAGAAGATGCATCGGTAATATCCATACCAGAACTCCACATATCTGGCTATAAGCCCATGAACAGCGGATTTATAACGAAGGGTGATAATAACGAATTGCCAGACCAGTATCCCAGCGGGGGGATATGTGCACAGCCCGTAAAGCCGGAGTGGATTATCGGGAAGGCGAGAGGTGAACTGCCCTGGTTTGGAATGATAAAATTGATGATAGCAGGCAATCAAGAAGTGAATGCCGAGAATGGATGGGTAAAGGTGGGAAAGGCTGTAGCCCCTAAAGATATATGGGTCTGTCTTGGCCTCTCATTAGTTGCTATTTCAGCCATACCCATTTCACTGGATGCCTACGAATATTACCGGAAAAAAAAAGATTCGGAGAGCCTATAATAAACGCGATTGTATTTTAAGTTTTAAACTTTTTAAGTCGGGAAGATCTGGTATAATGTCATCTTTTGACAATATTTTCTCTATCTTCCTTATGGGCGTGGAAACCTGTATTTCTTTTGTCCTTCCATACCTGCCCTTCGAAATAACTCTGGCGGTTATGATGCCCAGCATGTCCAGTTCCGATATCAAATCTGCTATCCTCCTTTGCGTCAGAATATCCATCCCTGCCTTCATGCAAAGCTGCTTGTAGACATTATAGATGTCTCCCGTATTCGGAGGAACATCAAATATCTGGTCTCCGATAACAGCGGCCATGAGAACCATTTTGGACTGTGCGGGCAGTGTGGACACAACTTCCTTGACCCTGTCGATTTCTATTTTGTTAACGGCCAGCCTTACATGTTCCTCCAGTATTTTATTTTCTCCAGAGCGGTCAGCGATTTCAGCGGACACACGCAGCAGGTCCAGCGCCCGCCTTGCGTCGCCATGCTCCTGCGCCGCCAGGGCCGAACATAGGGGTATTACCGATTCATCAAGAACATTTTCTTTGAATGCAATTTTCGCCCTCTCCCCGAGAATATTTTCTAGCTGGTTTGCCGCATAAGGGGGAAAAATCATATTTTCCTCGCCGAGAGACGACTTAACCCTCGGGTCAAGAAATTCGGTGAACTTCAGATCATTTGATATTCCTATCAGGGATGTCTTTGCCTTTTGCAGACAGCTGTTCATGCGAGAGAGGTTATAAAGCACCTCGTCCCCTTTCAACTTGTCCACTTCGTCAAGGACGATTATCACAACGCTCTCACTGTTATCTATTCGCTTTACCAATTTTGAATAAACCTCATCCGTCGGCCAGCCCGTAAATGGAATGCGCTCCGACCAGTCTTCCATAAAATGATTTGCTATATTCTGCAAAACCCTGTACTGGGTGTCAACTATCTCACAATTAATGTATACGAAATGTGTAACCCTGTTCAATTCCGAGCCTTTTATGGACAAACGTTTGCCAACATATCTTGTCACTGCAGTCTTACCCGTACCTGTCTTCCCATAAATAAATACGTTGGAAGGCGTTTCTCCCTTCAACGCCGGCACGAGCACGGAAGCCAATTCGTCTATATTTTTCTCCCTGTGAGGCAATATATCAGGCACATATGATGGACGCAAAACTTCTTTATTTTTAAATATATTGCTGGATTTCAGTAAACTTTTGAATATGTCATCATTCATTTTTCCCCCTTAAAATGAATATGAGTTGGTTAAATAAACCTTGTGGGATATGTGTTAGCATGTTCTTTAGAAGGATAAAGATATGGTAAAAAGTTTTTTAAGCACGATGTTAAAAATAAATGGATTTGTATGTTAAAGGCAAAAAGCCTATACTTTATATCACGATAAAAATAAATAAAACGGCTGTTTTATTCGATGTAATGGAAATCAAACTCGTATGGTTCGACTCCATGGGAGCAAAGTCAGCCTGCACATTAATTAAAACGAAGGATACAAGCATACTAATCGACCCGGGTGCAGCAGCGATGCAGCCATCATACCCGCTACCAAAAGAAAAGAAAATATTTTATAAGAAAAAAGCGATGGAAAACATAATCAATACTTCTAAAGAAGCTGAATTTATAGTAATATCCCATTATCATTACGACCATTATTCATCGCCCCTCTCAAATAAGGAATTGTATGAAGGGAAGGAATTGTGGATAAAAGATCCAAATCAATGGATAAATCTCTCCCAATGGAAGAGGGGCAGGAAATTTTTGGAAGAATTGTGTTTTGCCTTTAATGGCAACCTTAAAACGAAAGATAGCGAGAAAAAAATTTTTGAAGATCCATTCGATGAATTGGATATAGCAAAGAATAAGGATTTTGGCAAGTATCAATCTAGGAGGGAAGAACTGTTGGATAAATGGAGGAAGAATTTCATTTCATTAACGAATCATTGGTCAACGAATGAGTGGATTGAAGAACCGATATTGGAAAATGCATCGGTGTATTTCGCCGATGGAAAGAAAATGAAAATAGGCGATACGACTATCCGATTCACGAAACCATTATTCCACGGAATAGAATATGCACGAACCGGGTGGGTCATTGCAACGATTGTCGAATGCAATGGAGAAAAAATCATACATTCCTCAGATTTACAGGGGCCTGTCATCGAGGATTATGCACAATGGTTGATCGATGAAAAGCCGGATATATTGATATTGGATGGACCGGCAACTTATTTATTGGGCTACATGTTGAATAAAATAAACATGAATAGGATCATTCAAAATGCTTGTCGAATCTCTAAGGAAGGAAACCCTGGGCTGATGATATACGACCACCATTTGCTCAGGGGAAAGAAATTTAGGGAGAGGACAGAAGAAGTCTGGCTGAAAAATGTAACTACGGCAGCTGAATATAATAGAGAAGAGCCGCTTATTTCCAGATTGTGACAACAAAAGTTATTTTAATGATGATTACTTGGTAATTATTGAATATAGTGTCCGATAAAAAATTAAAAATGAAAGATCTAATTTTAGTCTCCAATAGAGAGCTATATATTCAAGAAAAGACGGGAAAGGGCATTAGATGTAGGAAGGCTACTGGAGGATTGATCTCCGCTCTAGATTCGGTAATGCAATTATGCAATGGATTGTGGATAGCGTGGGGAAGTAGCAAGGGCGATTTTACCACCGGCAATACAACAGAAGTTCCTCCCGAAGATCCAAAATATAAGTTGAAAAGGATCAAATTGTCGGAGGACGAAGTTGAAAATTATTATCGAGGATTCTCAAATCGCACTTTATGGCCATTATTTCATTTATTCATTGATAAAACAATATTTAGCAAAAAATATTGGAGATACTACCAAAGAGTGAATTCCAAATTCGCGACCACTGTTTTGGAAGAAAACAAGAATTTTATCTGGATTCGTCCTTACCATCATTCTTGTTGTATTAATTTTGTAAATTTTTTGCTAACAAAAATTCATTTAATATTTGCGTAACACGTCCTGCGGCGGGACATTCTCTGTTCAGGGAGTTATATTAAATTGATATACTTCCTGTCAGCCAAACAATACTTAAGTAATAATATATTACACAAGCGTGGGCGAGGAATTACTGAAAGTTGGTGCTATTGACGAGGATAAATACGAGAGGTCGAAACGTTTGGGATGGTTTAAGCTAGATAAGGTAAAAAAGGCAAAGGTGCTTGTGGTAGGTGCCGGAGCCCTTGGAAACGAGACGTGCAAGGATCTCGTGCTTTCAGGATTCAGGAATATCACGCTCGTCGACATGGATTACGTAGTTATGTCGAATTTGAACAGGTGCATCTTTTTTTCGGATGGAGATGCAAGAAAAAAGAGGAATAAGGCAGAGGTTGTGGCGGAGAAATTAAAAATGCTCGACGAATCTGTTAACGTACGTGCATTTGTTAGCAAAATTGAGGATTTTCCAGATGATTTCATTCCATCACATGACATAGTCCTCGGCTGTCTGGATAACATTTTGGCAAGGCTCCATGTAAACGCTCATTCATATTTTCACAATGTGCCCTACATCGACGGAGCCACACGGGGCCTCATCGGCAAAGTTCAGATAGTAATCCCTCCAGAAACCAGTTGCCTTGAATGCGGGATGAATTCAACACACAACAAAATCAGAAATTTAAGATACAGCTGCACGGGCAGGAACATCTCATTTTTTGAGCCGAAATTAGCGGCCGATGTGAATACAACAAGCATCGTATCGGCAGTCCAGGTTCAGGAAGCTTTAAAGATTGTGCACGGGAGGGACAACCTCATAAAAAATATTTTTTATTACGATGGAAACAGAAACTTCTCGGATGTTATGGAATTGCCAATAAATCCTGCATGTCCGCATCATGACAAACGATAAATATTTAAGTTATTCCCCAATTTTGGACTGATAAAATGAAACTATCAGTAAAAGACGCCGAGACGGGAAATAAAATCAGTATGGATGTTGAGGGCGATAACACGGTAGAAGAAATTGTGGAAAGCGCTGCCAACTACTGGAATAAGGACCCGGGCGCATATGTCGTAAGGTTCGGGAAAAAAGTGCTTGGGGGACAGACAAGTATTGATGGAACAAAACTGCAGGATGGGGACGTTGTTGAGTTAATTCCTGACCCAGAAGGCGGCTATTGGTGATGAAAATTGCCCCTCCCTAAAGACCTCCTCGTATCCAGATTGAAAAACGAGCTTCGGGAATGCAGGAAAGATTTTAGACACTATTTTTCTTTATCTGACCCAGATTTTAATAAATTCCCTGTGAGTATAATGGTTACGCTTGTGAATACGCCCGGCCCGATAATGGAAGGAAACAAAATAAGAAGCAGGTACAATCACAAGTTACAGATTACCATAACCGAGGATTATCCGTTCCAGACGCCGATAGTCAGATGGCGGAGTAAGATTTTTCACCCGAATATAATGCTCCCCTCTGATGGAGGGTATATATGCACCAAGTTGCTAGATGAATGGAGCTTCCGGTCAAATCTTCCGGCTTTTATAAGGGGCATCGAATCGCTGCTTTTGAATCCCAATCCCGATAACCCATACGATAATGATACCTGTACCAAGGCTGCCGAGTATTTCAACAAACACCCGTATAATCCGCCGTTGCCGGACAAATCAAGGGCCGGACATAAAAAGCCGTTAATTATTGGAGAAGAAGAGAATGGTACGGATAACAGGCGAAAAAAGAAAAAATCCTAGAGAGCATAGACCTCCAGAAAACATATTGTTCGACTACGCCCCCGAAAAAAGCGGTGATGCCCTAAAAAATTTTGTATCACAGCGATTGTATAATCTCGGCATTGAAAAAATTGACAGCGATTTCGTGACGAAAGAAAAAGAAGTTGCCACATACTACGACAAAAAACTTAATCTTTATATTGAGAGCCATGCAGTCGATGAAATACTGGAACACTGTGCCGTGATGGCCAACAAAGGGCTGGAGGCGCTGGGTTTTTTGGCCGGAGATTTGTACAGATGGAATGGAGAAGATTTCTCTGTCATCCATGATATTGTTACGGGCAAATTGAATTCCACTCCAGTATCTGTAAAATTTAAAAAAGATGCATTCGAAAATCTTTTTGACCAGCTTGATGAAATTGGGTATGATTACATTCTTATCGGTTGGTACCATTCCCATCCAGGATATACGAGTTTTATGTCCCCTGTTGACATGGATACGCAGAGCAGAATGTTTAATAAGCCATTTCACGTGGCACTGGTCGCCGACCCCATAAATATGGAATTGAAAGCTTTCCGTATTGTAGACGAAAGGTGCATAGAGATACCGTATGCTGTCTTTGAAGATAACGATAGCATATAAATGACCAGGGCACTATTTTCTCCTGTCCAGTTCTTTCAAAACTTTAACTGCTTCCCCTTTAAAATAATCCTTTATTGACCTGTAATATGCATCCGGAATTTTTTTCTTGTCATGTTCGATTTCAAGTGCTTTGAGCGAATTTGTCAGCAGTTTCTTTCTCAACTCCAAAGCCTCAACCGGTTCTTTCCCAAGCCTTCTTTCATCCTTACGTTTTTTTCCGGCCAATGCAATGAGAACTATGGCCAGCAATATTGCGACCGAGCCCGCCAAAATGGACAATATGTCTATATTTGTTTTCCCACCGGGAGATATCTCCACGAATTCTACCCAGAAACCATCACCTTTTTCAAGTGATTTTAAAGTAGAGGCATACTCATTGCCGCCCTTATATTCTATCGGGATATTCCCCCTCGGATATTTTGCGGACTCTATATTTATCTCCATCAAATCCGTATGATAAATAATTCTATTCTCAAATTTGCCGTCGATAGTATAGCTCACATTTATTGATATATTCCCTCCCGCAGGTATGACTATTCCATTCTCTCCCAGATTTATCTCAACTATATTTTCTTCAAAAACCCCGGCCAATTCTTTTCCCTCGCATTCTATCTTAGGGTTGGAAGTCGCCCAAATCTCTATCGTACCATTATATTTTCCGAGCGTGCTAGTAAAAAAAATCCTTTCGTTTACTTCATCCCCCACTATGCTTATATCTTCCTTTTCGACCTTTATATTGTCTCCAGGCGATGATGCAGAGTATGGCATTAACAACAAAGCCACTGCAGATAATGCGATTGCAATTACGGCAATTTTTCTCACAGCATCACTCTTTTGCAATACATTTTAATAAATAACTTTTTGGGTCACTTTTCCATCAATTTTTTATTTATCTCAGCCACTGCAATGCCTATCTCCCTGGCATCCTTTGCCCTGTAAAGTATTCTTCTTTCTTTCACTTCAAATTTCTTACCGCATCTG
It encodes the following:
- a CDS encoding ThiF family adenylyltransferase, yielding MGEELLKVGAIDEDKYERSKRLGWFKLDKVKKAKVLVVGAGALGNETCKDLVLSGFRNITLVDMDYVVMSNLNRCIFFSDGDARKKRNKAEVVAEKLKMLDESVNVRAFVSKIEDFPDDFIPSHDIVLGCLDNILARLHVNAHSYFHNVPYIDGATRGLIGKVQIVIPPETSCLECGMNSTHNKIRNLRYSCTGRNISFFEPKLAADVNTTSIVSAVQVQEALKIVHGRDNLIKNIFYYDGNRNFSDVMELPINPACPHHDKR
- a CDS encoding C25 family cysteine peptidase, with protein sequence MAVKTEKTKVAVMLVVAILLFSSGGIAGVYNAGKAGVGNVNVITEISLSFSRPTVSSNENYVAVNVKEANSTLVASEPILPVHSTVLTFPLGTKILGVECIPLAIRTMKLDKKIEPAPEPILLDGKYSPKKVVENEGVYGSTAPYPERWCYYRTGGGIDNGERVTFLSVSVYPVRYLPALNILQYATNIKIKISYEESIQPLFADAYDLLIVSPSEFSDALQPLIEHKESYDVKTMLVSLDEIYNSNYFTVRGRDDAEKIKYFIKNAVEEWGIDYVMLVGNSEKLPVRRAYVKDGEESSYISDLYYADIYDSDGNFVSWDSNGNDKFGEYDENEIDFVDLYPDVFIGRAACSTNEEVTVVVNKIISHENMEAYEKPWFKNIIVCGGDTFPGDDDNIDEGEYANQKVLDIMGNFNPTKLWASNNKIDSPANIDHALYEGAGFIDFSGHGSPGSWVTHPHGKDKVWLPYGGYKIRNINSLVNGDKLPIVILNVCSNCKFSMNCFGWAFLSNPDGGGIAVCGNTGLGWGYDGRSTVQRLCGLMELNSFRSYAGGAETFGEIWKETINKYVNRFGSSMDKLDYKTVEEWEPLGDPSLQVAIQSPDENKPPNKPEKPTGPTSGKRWKEYGYTTSSVDPDGDQIYYMFDWGDGTNTGWIGPYDSGGEVNASHTWDKRGNYEIKVKAMDLYGAESAWSDPLEVSTPLYYPKLFQLLFERLNEFLSLLMENNILWTSS
- a CDS encoding TatD family hydrolase, which translates into the protein MIILDNHMHLRRDGRYIQAVKEFKRAGGTHLILCQMPMVEKVIGEKSYMPAYKETVKMAEGAGIATGIKIFVTVGPYPADYLALRKKFGRDEAKKIMFRGMEEAQQFCIERNAIAIGEIGRPHFEVDEQAWEDSNKIMAYGMKMAEEANVPVVLHTESIGPDGFKELAEMADRVGMEKARVVKHFSPPLVKEEENHGIFPSILSTEKAIKEALAKGTRFFMETDYIDDPLRPGAVLGLKTVPRRVKKFLEEGITSEEDVYKIHKDNPEKVYGISMD
- a CDS encoding MBL fold metallo-hydrolase yields the protein MDLYVKGKKPILYITIKINKTAVLFDVMEIKLVWFDSMGAKSACTLIKTKDTSILIDPGAAAMQPSYPLPKEKKIFYKKKAMENIINTSKEAEFIVISHYHYDHYSSPLSNKELYEGKELWIKDPNQWINLSQWKRGRKFLEELCFAFNGNLKTKDSEKKIFEDPFDELDIAKNKDFGKYQSRREELLDKWRKNFISLTNHWSTNEWIEEPILENASVYFADGKKMKIGDTTIRFTKPLFHGIEYARTGWVIATIVECNGEKIIHSSDLQGPVIEDYAQWLIDEKPDILILDGPATYLLGYMLNKINMNRIIQNACRISKEGNPGLMIYDHHLLRGKKFRERTEEVWLKNVTTAAEYNREEPLISRL
- a CDS encoding DUF1922 domain-containing protein, translated to MKDDYGVVVCPKCRMARAVRLGQKTTACTRCGKKFEVKERRILYRAKDAREIGIAVAEINKKLMEK
- a CDS encoding S26 family signal peptidase; the encoded protein is MNEKILLTIRDVLAAVAIVGIIITALWAYTGQFPDTPMVVVTSGSMMHDNAPYGKIGTIDPGDLVLVKKISSRDGITVRGESSNPATGHRTYSDYGDVIIYYPMGNRDRTPIIHRAICWVEYKGGKYTVREYGIEDASVISIPELHISGYKPMNSGFITKGDNNELPDQYPSGGICAQPVKPEWIIGKARGELPWFGMIKLMIAGNQEVNAENGWVKVGKAVAPKDIWVCLGLSLVAISAIPISLDAYEYYRKKKDSESL
- a CDS encoding ORC1-type DNA replication protein, whose protein sequence is MNDDIFKSLLKSSNIFKNKEVLRPSYVPDILPHREKNIDELASVLVPALKGETPSNVFIYGKTGTGKTAVTRYVGKRLSIKGSELNRVTHFVYINCEIVDTQYRVLQNIANHFMEDWSERIPFTGWPTDEVYSKLVKRIDNSESVVIIVLDEVDKLKGDEVLYNLSRMNSCLQKAKTSLIGISNDLKFTEFLDPRVKSSLGEENMIFPPYAANQLENILGERAKIAFKENVLDESVIPLCSALAAQEHGDARRALDLLRVSAEIADRSGENKILEEHVRLAVNKIEIDRVKEVVSTLPAQSKMVLMAAVIGDQIFDVPPNTGDIYNVYKQLCMKAGMDILTQRRIADLISELDMLGIITARVISKGRYGRTKEIQVSTPIRKIEKILSKDDIIPDLPDLKSLKLKIQSRLL
- a CDS encoding ubiquitin-conjugating enzyme E2 translates to MPLPKDLLVSRLKNELRECRKDFRHYFSLSDPDFNKFPVSIMVTLVNTPGPIMEGNKIRSRYNHKLQITITEDYPFQTPIVRWRSKIFHPNIMLPSDGGYICTKLLDEWSFRSNLPAFIRGIESLLLNPNPDNPYDNDTCTKAAEYFNKHPYNPPLPDKSRAGHKKPLIIGEEENGTDNRRKKKKS
- a CDS encoding dCMP deaminase family protein, producing MKTSRPAYDEYFMRIAKIVATRSTCLRRHVGAVIVRNNHILSTGYNGPPKGFKHCDETGCMREKLDIPRGERHELCRGLHAEQNAIIQAAVFGVSIKGGTIYVTHFPCSVCAKMLVNAELKEIVYKIMYPDELSLEILKESNLNVRQLRVPQ